A DNA window from Candidatus Roseilinea sp. contains the following coding sequences:
- a CDS encoding aminotransferase class V: MTATTDLSRLFLLRRDVVLLNHGSFGACPRPVFEAYQRWQREFERHPGGYVQRWLENMDAARAALAAYLHTTPDQLAFVTNATMGVNVVAHSLRSWLREGDHILTTDHEYGACNNAWAFVCSKTGARYIRRHMPLPVTTPEAWVEAFWQGVTPRTRVVYLSHITSPTALTFPVQEVCRRAREAGILSVVDGAHVPGQRELFLDEIGADFYTGNCHKWMMGPKGSAFLYARRDVQHLIEPLIVGHGWRPDAVSDKPMQDYVEQFGTRDLAAFLAVPAAIDFMRRHDWSAVRARCHAWVCRMRRRIEAHFDVEPICPESFDWFSQMAAIRLPDRVNLDALRAILHDRYHIEIPLIEWHRFKLARLSVQVYTTEAELETLAQALFAHVPECS; this comes from the coding sequence ATGACCGCCACAACCGACCTATCCCGCCTCTTCCTGCTCCGCCGCGACGTTGTGCTGCTTAACCATGGCTCGTTCGGTGCATGCCCGCGTCCGGTCTTCGAGGCATACCAACGTTGGCAGCGCGAGTTCGAGCGTCACCCGGGCGGCTACGTGCAGCGCTGGCTGGAGAACATGGATGCTGCCCGCGCTGCGCTGGCAGCCTACCTGCACACGACGCCTGATCAGCTCGCCTTCGTCACCAACGCCACGATGGGCGTCAACGTCGTCGCCCATTCGCTGCGCTCTTGGCTGCGCGAGGGCGATCACATTCTGACGACCGACCATGAGTACGGCGCGTGCAACAACGCCTGGGCGTTTGTGTGCAGCAAGACCGGCGCGCGCTACATCCGTCGGCACATGCCGCTGCCGGTGACCACGCCGGAAGCGTGGGTGGAGGCGTTCTGGCAGGGCGTCACGCCGCGCACCCGCGTGGTGTATCTCAGCCATATCACCTCGCCCACCGCGCTCACCTTTCCGGTGCAAGAGGTCTGCCGCCGCGCGCGCGAAGCCGGCATCCTCTCGGTGGTGGACGGCGCGCACGTCCCCGGCCAGCGGGAGCTATTCCTCGACGAGATCGGCGCCGACTTCTACACCGGCAACTGCCACAAGTGGATGATGGGGCCAAAAGGCAGCGCCTTTCTCTACGCCCGGCGCGACGTGCAGCATCTGATCGAGCCGCTCATCGTCGGCCACGGCTGGCGGCCGGACGCCGTCTCCGATAAGCCGATGCAGGACTACGTGGAGCAATTCGGCACGCGCGACCTGGCCGCGTTTCTGGCCGTGCCGGCGGCGATTGACTTCATGCGCCGGCACGACTGGTCAGCCGTGCGCGCTCGCTGTCATGCGTGGGTCTGCCGGATGCGCCGACGAATCGAGGCGCACTTCGATGTCGAGCCGATCTGTCCTGAGTCGTTCGACTGGTTCAGCCAAATGGCCGCCATCCGGCTGCCGGATCGGGTGAACCTCGATGCGCTGCGCGCGATTCTGCACGATCGCTACCACATCGAGATACCGCTGATCGAGTGGCATCGCTTCAAGCTGGCGCGGCTTTCGGTGCAGGTTTACACCACCGAGGCCGAACTGGAGACCCTGGCGCAGGCGCTGTTCGCGCACGTGCCTGAATGCAGCTAA